A region of Gloeocapsa sp. DLM2.Bin57 DNA encodes the following proteins:
- a CDS encoding helix-turn-helix domain-containing protein, producing the protein MSALKESNKKLAPVEIRKGLGLSQERLSNVLRVSSKTVNRWETNNTLPKDSAVLMRLAKLKEIKDLGAMIYTPEGLKEFLSTPLPIFAGRCAFDLLQLGDYEPVLSALASDLEGTGF; encoded by the coding sequence ATGTCTGCTCTCAAAGAAAGCAACAAAAAATTAGCTCCTGTAGAAATTAGAAAAGGATTAGGACTTTCTCAAGAACGCCTAAGTAATGTACTTAGAGTCAGTTCTAAAACTGTTAACCGATGGGAAACAAACAACACACTGCCAAAAGATTCAGCAGTTCTGATGCGATTAGCCAAGCTGAAAGAAATTAAAGATTTAGGAGCAATGATTTACACTCCTGAAGGACTTAAGGAATTTCTTTCTACTCCGCTACCTATTTTCGCCGGACGGTGCGCCTTTGATTTGCTCCAATTAGGGGATTACGAACCCGTTTTGAGTGCCTTAGCCTCTGACTTGGAAGGTACGGGCTTTTAA